A single window of Rubripirellula lacrimiformis DNA harbors:
- a CDS encoding DUF2309 domain-containing protein → MPDGPASVTASDEPANDTSPTVAPCEWRSRLETALEHATHYLPAQGPISVFVHHNTLHSFEDLPFEEAVVVGGSMYDCQPYLIEERFREALHSGRIRLQDLQDVLLEDLADGADALIASFGTRYTLRLAMLQMPPHAAPDAELEWLLAESELLRTFNDSVSNVEREQMMAHTRNWVLRHRNSGDGQTRTSGDVVGAALGPADQTLLNSLLTKFRDQKIDSWSTKKWESFVLTLMWEVCKRGVEKAGLAAPITPHPLRLRDMLLEATGTDTDNPVQEILIRFCGVFLDQGFAGLSLPDREAGFAHSFATLYAQGMSLLPSWMRPMQAQLDEILAGDFDAYESIGNSLETLGIDESEQDEYIGQSLLALRGWAGMIWQMETSAPFFPHPAPAGSLAQYLAIQLLLEQHALVDAGRRLFGTDDLREIRSLATRASSKARMPSVQQRAFTVFQLAQTGGWTPDQLVSMSKPQWQRLISEIESFTSLERRRIFHLAYEQQYRHQALDAVAIHAKRINDRKQSAAPKRIPAYQAIFCIDDREESMRRHLEEVDPECQTASAAGFYAVAMYYQGADHAHFRPLCPNLIKPDHYVVEEPLFSSVEDNAKRAKRRHRIGTVTHQVHSGSRTMLGGWITGVFGALATFPMVARILAPRLTSQIREAIGTLTRPPATELHLERIVDQPGQAFDALGYSLSEMASIVVRILQDIGSVKDLPPITVFFGHGSSSLNNPHESAYNCGACSGGRGGPNARAFAMMANDSRVRALVAQQGIELPDDVRFVGAYHNTCNDRVEYYDLDSLPRTHRTLFRRIEASVDEARARNAHERSRRFESAPIDMSFSAALEHVEQRAEDLSQARPEYNHATNALAFVGRREWSRGMYLDRRCFVTSYDPTIDDDDASILARILAAAIPVCAGINLEYYFSTVDVEGYGCGSKLPHNIASMLGVMTGASSDLRPGLSQQMIEIHEPMRILFVIETTPEKMQAIMNRSETINRLVRNGWVQLSVFDAETCQIKRYHQGRFQPYAPTTHDLPSAATSTDWYRGRRDHLGFASVGLDRLGGVQ, encoded by the coding sequence ATGCCCGACGGCCCCGCTTCCGTGACCGCGTCGGATGAACCCGCCAACGACACCTCCCCTACAGTTGCACCGTGCGAGTGGCGCTCGCGTTTGGAAACTGCCCTAGAGCACGCAACGCACTACTTGCCTGCGCAGGGGCCCATCTCGGTATTCGTTCACCACAACACACTGCATTCGTTCGAGGATCTGCCTTTCGAAGAAGCGGTCGTGGTGGGTGGTTCGATGTACGACTGCCAGCCATATTTGATCGAGGAGCGGTTCCGGGAAGCGTTGCATTCGGGGCGAATTCGACTGCAGGATCTGCAAGATGTATTGCTGGAAGATCTGGCGGACGGTGCCGACGCGCTGATCGCTAGTTTCGGTACTCGATATACGCTGCGGTTGGCGATGTTGCAGATGCCGCCTCACGCGGCGCCGGACGCGGAACTGGAATGGCTATTGGCCGAATCGGAACTGCTACGTACGTTCAATGATTCGGTGTCCAACGTCGAGCGTGAACAGATGATGGCTCACACCCGCAATTGGGTGTTGCGACACCGCAACAGCGGCGACGGGCAGACGCGAACCAGTGGCGATGTGGTCGGTGCGGCATTGGGGCCGGCTGACCAAACCTTGCTAAATAGCTTGCTGACCAAATTCCGCGACCAAAAGATCGATTCCTGGTCCACCAAGAAGTGGGAATCGTTTGTGTTGACGTTGATGTGGGAAGTCTGCAAACGCGGGGTCGAAAAGGCCGGGCTAGCGGCTCCCATCACCCCGCATCCGCTGCGGCTGCGGGACATGTTGTTAGAGGCAACGGGAACGGACACCGACAATCCGGTTCAGGAGATCTTGATTCGGTTTTGCGGAGTGTTCTTGGATCAGGGGTTCGCGGGACTATCGCTGCCGGATCGCGAAGCCGGGTTCGCGCATTCGTTCGCAACGTTGTACGCCCAGGGAATGTCGTTGCTGCCATCGTGGATGCGGCCGATGCAGGCACAGTTGGACGAGATCCTAGCGGGCGACTTCGACGCTTACGAGTCGATCGGAAACTCGCTGGAAACGCTTGGAATCGACGAATCCGAACAAGACGAATACATCGGCCAATCGTTGCTCGCGTTGCGAGGTTGGGCCGGCATGATTTGGCAGATGGAAACCTCGGCGCCGTTCTTTCCTCATCCAGCCCCGGCGGGTTCTCTGGCCCAGTACCTAGCGATTCAGTTGCTGCTGGAACAGCACGCGTTGGTGGACGCGGGACGCCGACTGTTCGGTACCGACGATCTGCGTGAAATTCGTTCGTTGGCAACCCGAGCTTCGTCGAAAGCCAGAATGCCTTCGGTTCAACAGCGTGCGTTCACGGTTTTTCAGTTGGCGCAGACCGGCGGATGGACGCCTGACCAATTGGTTTCGATGTCCAAACCGCAGTGGCAGCGATTGATCAGCGAGATCGAATCCTTCACATCTTTGGAACGCCGCCGAATTTTTCATCTGGCGTACGAACAGCAGTATCGGCACCAAGCACTCGACGCCGTCGCGATTCATGCAAAGCGGATCAATGACCGGAAACAGTCGGCCGCGCCGAAACGCATCCCCGCCTATCAAGCGATCTTCTGTATCGATGATCGCGAAGAATCCATGCGTCGTCACTTAGAGGAAGTCGATCCCGAATGCCAAACGGCTTCCGCGGCGGGCTTCTATGCGGTTGCGATGTACTACCAGGGTGCCGACCATGCCCATTTTCGGCCTCTATGCCCGAACCTGATTAAGCCGGATCACTATGTGGTCGAAGAGCCGTTGTTTTCGTCCGTCGAAGACAACGCCAAACGCGCGAAACGACGACATCGGATCGGCACCGTCACCCACCAAGTCCACTCGGGGTCCCGCACGATGCTGGGCGGTTGGATCACCGGCGTCTTTGGTGCGTTGGCAACGTTCCCGATGGTCGCCCGAATTTTGGCACCGCGGTTGACGTCACAAATTCGCGAAGCGATCGGAACCTTGACGCGTCCGCCCGCGACCGAGTTGCACCTGGAACGCATCGTCGATCAACCGGGGCAAGCATTCGATGCACTGGGCTATAGCCTGTCGGAGATGGCTTCGATCGTCGTTCGTATTTTGCAGGACATCGGTTCGGTCAAGGATCTGCCGCCCATCACTGTCTTCTTTGGCCATGGATCCAGCAGTCTGAACAATCCGCACGAATCGGCTTACAACTGCGGTGCATGCAGCGGCGGTCGTGGTGGCCCCAACGCGCGGGCCTTTGCGATGATGGCGAACGATTCGCGAGTCCGTGCACTGGTGGCCCAGCAGGGCATTGAACTTCCCGATGATGTTCGGTTTGTCGGTGCCTATCACAATACTTGCAACGACCGGGTGGAGTACTACGATCTGGATTCGCTGCCACGGACTCACCGAACGCTGTTTCGGCGGATCGAAGCCAGTGTCGACGAGGCGCGTGCCAGGAACGCACATGAACGTTCTCGACGCTTCGAATCCGCGCCGATCGATATGAGTTTCAGTGCTGCGTTGGAGCATGTCGAACAACGCGCCGAAGACTTGTCCCAAGCGCGACCGGAATACAACCACGCGACCAACGCGTTGGCGTTTGTTGGTCGCCGTGAATGGAGTCGGGGAATGTATCTGGATCGACGTTGCTTTGTCACGTCTTACGATCCCACCATCGATGATGACGACGCGTCGATTTTGGCGCGGATCCTGGCCGCAGCGATTCCCGTCTGTGCCGGCATCAATCTGGAATATTACTTTTCGACCGTCGACGTCGAAGGCTACGGTTGCGGTTCGAAGTTGCCGCACAACATCGCATCGATGTTGGGCGTGATGACGGGGGCGTCCAGCGATCTGCGCCCGGGGCTATCGCAACAGATGATCGAAATTCACGAACCGATGCGAATTCTGTTCGTCATCGAAACGACACCCGAAAAGATGCAAGCGATCATGAACCGCAGCGAGACCATCAACCGATTGGTCCGCAACGGTTGGGTTCAATTGAGCGTTTTCGATGCCGAGACTTGTCAAATCAAACGCTATCACCAGGGACGCTTTCAGCCCTATGCACCAACGACTCATGATTTACCCTCCGCTGCGACGTCGACGGATTGGTACCGTGGAAGACGCGACCATTTGGGATTCGCCTCGGTCGGCTTGGATCGCTTGGGAGGTGTCCAATGA
- the cysK gene encoding cysteine synthase A: MMPRGRTYADVTLAVGDTPMIQINRLAPEGGATIFAKCEFFQPLNSVKDRIGAAMIEAGERDGKIVQGTHIVEPTSGNTGIALAFVCAAKGYKLTLTMPESMSVERRALLRAMGANLVLTPAGDGMNGAISRASELVATTENAFMPQQFENPANPAVHEATTGPEIWEDSGHDIDAVVAGVGTGGTLTGIARYLKKQNPNFKAFAVEPTHSSVISGGSPGKHRIQGIGAGFVPKNLDTSIIDDVVLVEDEDAFEWGRKLAKMEGIVAGISSGANMWAAAQVAARPEMKGKRIVTIMCSLGERYLSTPLFGDLGL, from the coding sequence ATGATGCCAAGAGGACGAACGTACGCCGATGTGACTTTGGCCGTCGGCGATACCCCGATGATCCAAATCAACCGACTGGCTCCCGAAGGCGGAGCGACGATTTTTGCAAAGTGCGAGTTCTTTCAGCCGCTGAACAGCGTCAAAGATCGAATTGGTGCGGCCATGATCGAAGCCGGTGAACGAGACGGGAAGATCGTCCAAGGGACGCACATCGTCGAACCAACCAGCGGCAATACTGGCATCGCGTTGGCGTTCGTTTGCGCCGCCAAAGGATACAAGTTGACGCTGACAATGCCCGAATCGATGTCGGTCGAACGACGGGCTTTGCTGCGGGCGATGGGCGCCAACTTGGTGCTGACACCTGCCGGTGACGGAATGAACGGGGCGATCAGCCGCGCATCCGAGTTGGTGGCAACCACCGAAAACGCGTTCATGCCTCAGCAGTTCGAAAACCCCGCCAACCCCGCGGTTCACGAGGCCACCACTGGTCCCGAAATTTGGGAAGACAGCGGGCATGACATCGATGCGGTCGTCGCCGGCGTGGGCACCGGCGGTACGTTGACCGGGATCGCACGGTATCTGAAAAAGCAAAACCCGAACTTCAAAGCGTTCGCGGTCGAACCGACTCATTCGTCCGTGATCAGCGGCGGAAGTCCAGGCAAACACCGCATCCAAGGCATCGGTGCCGGGTTCGTTCCCAAGAACTTGGATACTTCCATCATCGATGACGTGGTCTTGGTCGAAGACGAAGATGCATTCGAATGGGGCCGAAAGCTGGCCAAGATGGAAGGCATCGTGGCCGGCATCAGCAGCGGAGCCAATATGTGGGCTGCCGCTCAAGTCGCCGCCCGTCCTGAAATGAAGGGCAAGCGAATCGTCACGATCATGTGCAGCCTCGGCGAACGTTACCTAAGCACTCCCCTGTTCGGTGACCTAGGCCTGTAG
- a CDS encoding 2-oxoacid:ferredoxin oxidoreductase subunit beta, with product MSSLPVLKAADFASDQDVRWCPGCGDYSILAQMKKVLPELGVPREKIVFISGIGCSSRFPYYMNTYGMHSIHGRAPAFATGLKSTRPDLMVWVITGDGDALSIGGNHFIHMLRRNIDVNVVLFNNRIYGLTKGQYSPTSREGQITKSTPMGSIDHPLSPLSLALAAEATFVARSIDAHVKHLGQTLARAAAHKGTSLVEVYQNCNVFNDGAMAYAQEKKQRDDNVVELEHGKPLIFAKGTKGIRLVGNHLEIVNTADVPADDLLIHDEKSPNPSIHMMLARMSYPEMPEPIGVFRAVENVETYDDQINAQVDLARSTKGEGDLEALFASGDTWTVQ from the coding sequence ATGTCCTCTTTGCCTGTTCTTAAAGCTGCCGATTTTGCTTCGGATCAAGACGTTCGTTGGTGCCCCGGTTGTGGGGACTATTCGATCCTGGCGCAAATGAAAAAGGTGTTGCCCGAATTGGGCGTGCCACGTGAAAAGATCGTCTTCATCAGCGGTATCGGTTGCAGTAGCCGATTCCCGTACTACATGAACACGTACGGCATGCACTCGATTCACGGTCGTGCACCCGCGTTTGCGACCGGACTGAAGTCGACTCGCCCCGACCTGATGGTGTGGGTGATCACCGGCGACGGCGACGCTCTTTCGATCGGTGGAAACCACTTCATCCACATGCTGCGACGCAACATCGATGTGAACGTTGTGCTGTTCAATAACCGGATCTACGGTTTGACCAAGGGCCAATACAGCCCAACGTCACGCGAAGGTCAGATCACCAAAAGCACACCGATGGGATCGATCGATCACCCGCTAAGCCCGCTGTCGCTAGCGCTTGCCGCGGAAGCCACCTTCGTCGCCCGCAGCATCGACGCCCACGTCAAACACCTGGGACAGACCCTGGCTCGCGCCGCCGCCCACAAGGGAACTTCGCTGGTCGAGGTCTATCAGAACTGCAACGTGTTCAACGACGGTGCGATGGCCTACGCCCAAGAGAAGAAACAACGCGATGACAACGTCGTCGAACTTGAACACGGCAAGCCATTGATCTTTGCCAAGGGCACCAAGGGAATTCGTTTGGTTGGCAACCACTTGGAAATCGTCAACACCGCGGATGTGCCAGCTGACGATTTGTTGATTCACGACGAAAAGTCGCCCAACCCATCGATTCACATGATGCTGGCTCGCATGAGCTATCCCGAAATGCCCGAACCGATCGGTGTGTTTCGAGCGGTAGAGAACGTCGAAACCTACGACGACCAAATCAACGCTCAAGTCGATCTGGCTCGCAGCACAAAGGGCGAAGGCGATTTGGAAGCTCTGTTCGCCTCGGGTGACACCTGGACCGTCCAATAG
- a CDS encoding 2-oxoacid:acceptor oxidoreductase subunit alpha, protein MTASPTTNKNVQSVSGITVRLAGDSGDGMQLLGTQLTNTSALAGNDVATFPDFPAEIRAPRGTRAGVSGFQVQFASEEIFTPGDVLDALVVMNPAAMVTNLSDLRKGGILIANEDGFNEKEFKLAKVESNPLDASVIEETYRVVKVAMTKLTRDAVSEFGLGTKLADRCKNFFAMGLVYWLFGRSLDPTLRFIEAKFGKKPDVAAANVAALRAGWAYGETTEAFGESYQVNAAELVPGTYRNIMGNQAIAMGLVAASKLSGKEMFYGTYPITPASDILHELTKFKNFGVRTFQAEDEIAAICSTIGAAFGGTMGVTASSGPGIALKGEAMGLGMILELPMIIIDVQRGGPSTGLPTKTEQSDLMQAMFGRNGESPLPVLAPRSPGDCFDIAIEAWRIATECMCPVIILSDGYIANGSEPWRIPALSELPKIRVSHPEGSDGSEAYKPYMRDENLARPWARPGTPGLMHRVGGLEKEDITGNVSYDPANHQHMTDTREAKVAQIANRIPPQDVFGETSGDVLVVSWGGTYGSCHTAVDRIQKAGHKVSHAHLRYLNPMPSNIGELLGSFKKVVVPELNKGQLRMLLRAEHLVDCLGINKVQGKPFTVTELVEQITEIAESAKNQTPSAGGVARSAS, encoded by the coding sequence ATGACGGCTTCCCCCACGACCAACAAGAACGTTCAATCTGTTTCTGGCATCACCGTGCGTCTAGCCGGTGACTCGGGCGACGGCATGCAATTGCTGGGCACCCAGTTGACCAATACCAGCGCGCTGGCTGGGAATGACGTTGCGACGTTCCCGGATTTCCCCGCTGAAATCCGTGCCCCGCGTGGCACGCGAGCCGGCGTGTCGGGTTTCCAGGTGCAGTTTGCCAGCGAAGAAATCTTCACGCCGGGCGACGTGCTCGATGCGTTGGTCGTGATGAACCCAGCCGCAATGGTCACCAATTTGAGTGATCTGCGAAAAGGCGGCATCCTGATCGCCAACGAAGATGGGTTCAACGAGAAAGAGTTCAAACTGGCGAAGGTCGAATCGAATCCGCTAGACGCCAGCGTGATCGAAGAAACCTACCGCGTGGTCAAGGTCGCGATGACCAAACTGACTCGCGATGCGGTATCCGAGTTCGGGCTGGGCACCAAGCTTGCCGATCGCTGCAAAAACTTCTTCGCCATGGGTTTGGTGTACTGGTTGTTCGGTCGCTCGCTGGATCCAACCCTGCGGTTCATCGAAGCCAAGTTTGGCAAAAAGCCGGACGTCGCCGCCGCCAACGTTGCGGCCCTGCGTGCAGGTTGGGCTTACGGAGAAACCACCGAAGCATTTGGTGAAAGCTACCAGGTCAACGCAGCCGAATTGGTTCCCGGCACCTATCGCAACATCATGGGCAACCAAGCGATTGCAATGGGTTTGGTCGCTGCTTCGAAACTGAGCGGAAAGGAAATGTTCTACGGAACGTATCCCATCACGCCGGCCAGCGACATTCTGCACGAACTGACCAAGTTCAAGAACTTTGGCGTTCGTACTTTCCAGGCCGAAGACGAGATCGCGGCGATTTGCTCGACCATCGGAGCGGCCTTTGGCGGCACGATGGGAGTGACCGCCAGCAGTGGCCCGGGCATCGCGCTGAAAGGCGAAGCGATGGGGTTGGGGATGATCTTGGAACTGCCGATGATCATCATCGATGTCCAACGCGGTGGCCCCAGCACGGGGTTACCAACCAAGACAGAGCAAAGCGATTTGATGCAGGCCATGTTCGGCCGTAACGGTGAATCGCCGCTGCCGGTGCTGGCACCACGGTCGCCTGGCGACTGTTTCGATATCGCGATCGAAGCTTGGCGGATTGCGACCGAGTGCATGTGCCCGGTGATCATTTTGTCGGACGGTTACATCGCCAACGGTAGCGAACCGTGGCGTATTCCTGCTCTTAGCGAACTGCCAAAGATCCGTGTATCGCACCCCGAGGGCAGTGATGGATCCGAGGCATACAAGCCTTACATGCGTGACGAAAACTTGGCTCGACCTTGGGCTCGCCCAGGCACGCCTGGTTTGATGCACCGCGTCGGTGGTTTGGAAAAAGAGGACATCACCGGTAACGTTAGCTATGACCCAGCCAACCACCAACACATGACGGACACGCGAGAGGCGAAGGTTGCACAGATCGCCAACCGGATTCCGCCCCAGGACGTGTTTGGTGAAACCAGTGGCGATGTGCTGGTGGTTTCGTGGGGCGGCACCTATGGGTCCTGCCACACCGCCGTCGACCGGATCCAAAAGGCTGGGCACAAGGTCAGTCACGCTCACCTTCGTTATCTGAATCCAATGCCATCAAACATTGGCGAACTGTTGGGTTCGTTCAAGAAGGTGGTGGTCCCAGAGTTGAACAAGGGCCAGTTGCGGATGTTGTTGCGAGCGGAACATCTGGTGGACTGTTTGGGCATCAACAAAGTCCAAGGCAAACCGTTCACCGTTACCGAATTGGTGGAACAGATCACCGAGATTGCAGAGTCCGCCAAGAACCAAACGCCATCGGCCGGCGGAGTAGCGCGGTCGGCGTCCTAG
- a CDS encoding DOMON domain-containing protein, with amino-acid sequence MPSLGALGDRPVFADVRMAWCKEGIGLHINVNGKRQLPWCRDSRLEDSDGFHLWIDTRCSPLIHRATQYCHRFLFMPAGGGPKRERPTAAMIPINRARMHPKSIGPNQLKIVGMPRHDGYEMSGFIPADALTGFDPADQPRISLYYAVVDRELGWQTLSLGPEYPVLEDPSLWGEAVLV; translated from the coding sequence TTGCCGTCTCTAGGTGCGTTGGGGGACCGGCCCGTTTTCGCGGATGTCCGGATGGCGTGGTGCAAAGAAGGCATCGGTTTGCACATCAACGTCAATGGAAAACGCCAATTGCCGTGGTGTCGCGATTCGAGGTTGGAAGACAGCGACGGATTTCATCTGTGGATCGACACACGATGTAGCCCGCTGATTCACCGTGCGACCCAGTACTGTCACCGGTTTCTGTTCATGCCGGCCGGTGGCGGACCCAAACGAGAGCGTCCGACGGCTGCGATGATCCCCATCAACCGTGCGCGGATGCATCCCAAGAGCATTGGCCCCAATCAACTGAAGATTGTTGGCATGCCGCGTCATGATGGATACGAGATGTCGGGGTTCATCCCGGCGGATGCGTTGACGGGATTTGATCCAGCCGATCAGCCGCGGATCAGCCTGTATTATGCCGTCGTCGATCGTGAACTCGGTTGGCAGACCCTTTCCCTAGGGCCAGAGTACCCCGTGCTGGAGGATCCCAGCCTGTGGGGCGAAGCCGTGCTGGTCTAG
- a CDS encoding retropepsin-like aspartic protease family protein — protein sequence MIDLSSPSLRNGLLLAWMTSLALSLAAPETQVSATAQDAAAPSKPASKYPDSVVEKADTILDSVDLRRAGRVIQSTATADLSRAISGLSRSRRELRLVYQDWKATDDHITAITDELKRLNGQYGELNLQLARVAGRDRSSENKLIGLINAGVARSSQLDDEKTAQKNLLAEKRAALNRAEAEYAETVLAIRSDYKKLKSELDEKLLQRPVQIALQVMNANFETPEGLTADKILSSLDKRLQRIEQEVFSETIALDVVQNSMFVDVVVGRKATRMVVDSGASIISLPAKTAADLGIVVPSDARKMRMILADGREIAARGVILDRVRVGEFEAENVEAAVLDASATDAEPLLGMSYLGKFKFEIDMAEKSLKMLRVKAED from the coding sequence ATGATCGACCTTTCATCCCCATCACTGCGAAACGGCTTGCTTTTGGCTTGGATGACCAGTTTGGCGTTGTCTTTGGCGGCCCCGGAAACCCAAGTTTCAGCGACCGCGCAAGACGCCGCTGCCCCGAGCAAACCGGCATCGAAGTATCCCGATTCGGTCGTCGAGAAGGCCGACACGATCCTGGACTCGGTCGATTTGCGGCGGGCCGGGCGAGTGATCCAGTCGACCGCGACGGCAGACTTGTCACGGGCCATCAGCGGTCTATCGCGAAGTCGCCGTGAACTGCGGTTGGTGTATCAGGACTGGAAAGCGACCGACGACCATATCACAGCGATCACAGACGAACTGAAACGCCTGAACGGTCAGTACGGCGAACTGAACCTGCAACTCGCTCGCGTCGCCGGACGCGATCGAAGCTCCGAAAACAAATTGATTGGTTTGATCAACGCTGGCGTGGCCCGTTCGTCTCAATTGGACGACGAAAAGACCGCTCAAAAAAATCTGCTCGCTGAAAAACGTGCCGCCCTGAACCGGGCCGAAGCCGAATACGCCGAAACCGTCCTAGCAATCCGATCGGACTACAAAAAGCTGAAATCGGAGCTGGACGAAAAACTGCTTCAGCGACCGGTCCAGATCGCGTTGCAAGTGATGAACGCTAATTTCGAAACCCCCGAAGGGCTGACCGCGGACAAGATCCTGTCGTCGCTGGACAAGCGACTGCAACGCATCGAACAAGAAGTGTTCAGCGAAACGATCGCCTTGGACGTTGTTCAAAATTCGATGTTTGTGGACGTTGTCGTGGGCCGCAAAGCGACCCGCATGGTGGTGGACAGCGGCGCGTCGATCATCAGTTTGCCGGCAAAAACCGCGGCTGATTTGGGAATCGTGGTGCCCAGCGACGCTCGCAAGATGCGAATGATCTTGGCGGACGGTCGCGAAATCGCTGCCCGCGGTGTGATTCTCGATCGCGTCCGTGTGGGCGAATTCGAAGCCGAAAATGTCGAGGCGGCCGTCCTGGATGCCTCCGCCACCGACGCCGAACCGTTGCTAGGGATGAGCTATCTGGGCAAATTTAAATTCGAAATCGACATGGCCGAAAAGAGCCTGAAAATGCTGCGGGTCAAAGCCGAGGACTGA
- a CDS encoding sigma 54-interacting transcriptional regulator: protein MNTPTPQPLKPNQPSKPGRSVQPDRGGAYLVLRSAGRWSDVFRLSTPAEAIIGRSSKNQIVLKSDQASRQHARIRWGSESGETSVGGWYVEDMGSRNGTFVNGKRIEGAVRLARNDEISVAGFAITFTDRIDGAGGGLAPVSGPAHATDDQLTTELDPASITDRRRESAYLHADPAENPFSEPGPQSSRSLPLLQLAFTLARENETDATIEQVLDTIAANVEIDTAGVYLATKPPSSGGELPLVATRQTGPRSYRRPPEQLMQSVASVDGQATLARNVLGDGQLATENSRGEIDIESLILAPIRRHDGSLHGMLHLTTAAGGRPLSSSDLEFTVAASEILAEALASQVERLEMDRALHRSRRKVQQLQSQLGSKVQIVGRSEPIAAVIEQIGLAAPTGTTVLVRGESGVGKELVASALHHASNRRDGPLVCLNCAALSPSLLESELFGHEKGAFTGATDQKRGKFEVADGGTLMLDEIGEMSPEVQAKFLRVLEGHPFERVGGHQSIRVDVRVVAATNRDLQSMVSKGLFRQDLYYRLNVVEIIVPPLRDRGSDVLLLAEHFLHRLNLEMGRKIESISSGAKKRLAAYSWPGNIRELKNVIERAVVLNRKTIIDESDLALSPATDQSVPQDESTAPLSTLAELERGHIERILRHTDGNKSRAAQILGIERSTLDRKLKKYVRENG from the coding sequence GTGAACACACCTACACCCCAACCGTTGAAACCCAACCAGCCATCGAAACCCGGTCGATCGGTCCAACCGGACCGTGGGGGGGCCTACCTGGTGCTGCGCAGTGCAGGCCGCTGGAGCGACGTTTTTCGACTTTCTACGCCTGCCGAGGCGATCATCGGACGGTCGTCCAAGAACCAAATCGTGCTGAAAAGCGACCAGGCCAGCCGCCAACACGCCCGTATTCGTTGGGGATCAGAATCCGGCGAAACTTCTGTCGGCGGGTGGTATGTGGAAGACATGGGCAGCCGAAATGGGACCTTTGTCAATGGAAAACGGATCGAAGGTGCCGTTCGCTTGGCACGGAATGACGAGATTTCGGTGGCTGGCTTCGCGATCACGTTCACCGATCGGATTGATGGTGCCGGTGGCGGACTGGCACCGGTTTCCGGACCCGCACACGCCACGGACGACCAGCTGACCACGGAATTGGATCCCGCTTCGATCACCGATCGCCGCCGCGAGAGCGCGTACTTGCACGCTGATCCCGCCGAAAATCCGTTTTCCGAACCGGGGCCGCAGTCCAGCCGCAGCCTGCCGCTGCTGCAGTTGGCGTTCACGCTGGCGCGAGAAAACGAAACCGACGCGACGATCGAGCAAGTCTTGGATACGATCGCGGCCAACGTCGAAATCGACACCGCCGGTGTCTATTTAGCGACTAAGCCGCCGTCGTCTGGTGGCGAACTGCCGTTGGTGGCGACCCGGCAAACCGGCCCGCGTAGCTATCGCCGTCCGCCTGAACAGTTGATGCAATCGGTGGCGTCCGTCGACGGACAGGCTACCCTGGCTCGCAACGTCTTGGGCGACGGCCAACTTGCCACCGAAAATAGTCGCGGCGAGATCGATATCGAGAGTTTGATTCTGGCTCCGATCCGACGTCACGACGGGTCGCTGCATGGCATGCTGCACCTGACAACGGCCGCCGGCGGCAGACCGTTGTCGTCGTCTGACTTGGAGTTCACTGTCGCGGCGAGCGAAATTTTGGCCGAAGCGTTGGCCAGTCAAGTGGAACGATTGGAAATGGACAGGGCCTTGCACCGGAGCAGGCGGAAGGTCCAGCAGTTGCAGTCTCAATTGGGCAGCAAGGTCCAGATCGTCGGACGTAGCGAACCGATCGCCGCGGTCATTGAACAGATCGGGTTGGCCGCCCCCACCGGCACCACGGTGTTGGTCCGCGGTGAGTCGGGCGTAGGCAAGGAATTGGTGGCATCTGCGTTGCATCACGCCAGCAACCGCCGCGACGGACCGCTGGTGTGCCTGAACTGTGCCGCGCTGTCACCGTCACTACTGGAAAGTGAGCTGTTTGGCCACGAAAAGGGGGCCTTTACCGGGGCCACGGACCAAAAACGAGGAAAGTTCGAAGTCGCCGACGGTGGTACCTTGATGCTTGACGAGATTGGGGAGATGAGCCCCGAGGTCCAAGCCAAGTTCTTGCGAGTTCTTGAAGGCCACCCGTTCGAACGGGTCGGTGGTCATCAATCGATTCGCGTCGATGTGCGGGTCGTGGCGGCGACCAACCGCGATCTGCAGTCGATGGTGTCGAAGGGGCTGTTCCGACAGGACCTGTATTACCGTTTGAACGTCGTCGAGATCATTGTGCCACCGCTGCGTGATCGTGGCAGCGACGTTCTTTTGTTGGCCGAACACTTTTTGCATCGGTTGAACCTGGAAATGGGCCGCAAGATCGAAAGCATCAGTAGCGGTGCCAAGAAACGGCTGGCCGCTTATTCGTGGCCAGGCAATATTCGCGAACTGAAAAACGTGATCGAGCGAGCCGTTGTGCTCAATCGTAAAACCATCATCGATGAATCGGATCTGGCGCTGTCGCCGGCGACGGACCAATCGGTACCCCAAGACGAATCCACCGCGCCCTTGTCTACGCTTGCGGAACTGGAACGGGGCCACATCGAACGGATTCTTCGGCACACCGATGGCAATAAAAGTCGCGCGGCTCAGATTTTGGGCATCGAACGAAGTACGTTGGATCGCAAGCTGAAAAAATACGTTCGCGAGAATGGATGA